A region from the Fundulus heteroclitus isolate FHET01 chromosome 22, MU-UCD_Fhet_4.1, whole genome shotgun sequence genome encodes:
- the vrk2 gene encoding serine/threonine-protein kinase VRK2 isoform X1 — protein sequence MAPPRKRTLPKPLPDGFILADAEKKKWRLGKILGEGGFGLIYLASQDVSKPVAADADFVIKVEYQENGPLFSELKFYQRAAKAESVQKWKRSKKLDFLGIPTYWGSGLAEYKELRYRFMVMDRLGSDLQKVCERNGGRLKKTTVLQLGQRLLDVLEYIHENEYVHADIKAANLMLGCRHPEQVYLADYGLSYRYCPDGVHKEYKENPKKGHNGTIEYTSLDAHKGVAPSRRGDLQILGFCLLHWLCGSLPWDNVLKNPTQVQEAKIRLMDNLPRSVQQLSASGASTDELAEFLVYVRTLDYEDKPDYQLLKELLACDVSGGLDFSVPEDHQGSATKESFSREKKQQKGGAARGPRRAKPGTPELDDEEPESAKSKPVPARFIRGPPLTKSGPKESKEVPAAGKWSLRPRPARTYEEKDSEDEEEEEEEEEEVVRPKRIPARYLRGPPIGPGAPPKQRTKSKRPDKNADELTPIWARREHGLNSTTGKYGQAQSDGERQTHGDYRIHWDERPHPNGVGHGQIRSEHRGCFGERGAPARPDPRPETASIQRNSRMSQFVFVGFVLLFGAVFVLAKVH from the exons ATGGCCCCCCCAAGAAAGCGGACCTTGCCCAAACCGCTCCCCGATGGCTTCATACTGGCAGACGctgagaaaaagaaatggaGGCTGGGGAAAATCCTTGGTGAAGGAGGCTTTGGGCTGATTTATCTGG CCTCCCAGGACGTAAGCAAGCCCGTTGCAGCCGACGCAGACTTTGTCATAAAAGTG GAGTACCAGGAGAACGGCCCCTTGTTCTCCGAGCTCAAGTTCTACCAGAGAGCAGCCAAAGCGGAGAGCG TGCAAAAATGGAAGCGGAGCAAGAAGCTGGACTTTCTGGGTATCCCGACGTACTGGGGGTCAGGACTGGCTGAATATAAGGAGCTCCG GTATCGCTTCATGGTCATGGACCGGCTGGGTAGTGACCTTCAGAAAGTCTGTGAGCGTAACGGAGGCCGACTGAAGAAGACCACTGTGCTCCAGCTTGGTCAAAGACTG ctggatgtgctggagtACATTCATGAAAACGAGTATGTCCACGCAGACATCAAAGCTGCCAACCTCATGTTGGGCTGCAGACACCCGGAGCAG GTGTACCTTGCAGACTATGGGCTCTCCTATAGATACTGTCCCGATGGAGTCCATAAGGAATACAAGGAAAACCCCAAGAAGGGCCACAACGGAACGATTGAGTACACCAGCCTTGACGCCCACAAAGGAGTTG cACCATCAAGACGTGGTGACCTCCAGATCTTGGGCTTTTGTCTTCTTCACTGGTTATGTGGGTCGCTGCCCTGGGACAACGTCCTCAAAAACCCCACTCAGGTCCAAGAGGCCAAAATTAG ACTGATGGATAATCTGCCTCGCTCGGTTCAGCAGCTGTCAGCGAGCGGCGCCAGCACAG ATGAGTTGGCCGAGTTTCTGGTTTATGTGAGAACTCTGGACTACGAAGATAAGCCCGACTACCAGCTTCTGAAAGAGCTGCTGGCCTGTGATGTCTCAGGGGGTCTTGACTTCTCGGTGCCTGAAGATCACCAGGGGTCTGCCACCAAGGAGTCTTTCAGTCGAGAGAAG AAGCAGCAGAAAGGAGGCGCGGCCAGAGGACCCCGCAGAGCTAAGCCGGGGACCCCAGAGCTGGATGATGAAGAACCCGAGAGCGCAAAGTCTAAACCGGTGCCAGCTCGCTTCATAAGAGGACCACCCCTCACTAAATCTGGGCCCAAAGAG AGCAAAGAGGTTCCTGCTGCTGGAAAGTGGTCGCTGAGGCCGAGGCCTGCCCGCACGTATGAAGAGAAAGACAGcgaagatgaggaggaggaggaggaagaagaggaggaggtggtcAGACCCAAACGGATTCCTGCGCGCTACCTGAGAGGTCCTCCCATTGGTCCGGGAGCTCCGCCCAAACAG agaactaaatccaaaagacccgacAAGAACGCAGACGAGCTGACCCCGATCTGGGCGAGACGGGAACACGGGCTCAACTCCACGACGGGGAAATACGGCCAGGCACAGAGCGACGGGGAGAGACAAACGCACGGGGATTACAGAATACACTGGGATGAGAGGCCACACCCGAACGGGGTCGGGCACGGCCAGATCCGTTCAGAGCACAGAGGCTGCTTTGGTGAGCGGGGCGCTCCGGCGCGGCCAGATCCCAGACCAGAAACTGCTTCCATACAGAGAAACTCCAGGATGTCCCAGTTTGTCTTTGTGGGCTTCGTCCTTCTGTTTGGTGCCGTTTTTGTGCTGGCCAAAGTTCATTAG
- the vrk2 gene encoding serine/threonine-protein kinase VRK2 isoform X2, whose amino-acid sequence MAPPRKRTLPKPLPDGFILADAEKKKWRLGKILGEGGFGLIYLASQDVSKPVAADADFVIKVEYQENGPLFSELKFYQRAAKAESVQKWKRSKKLDFLGIPTYWGSGLAEYKELRYRFMVMDRLGSDLQKVCERNGGRLKKTTVLQLGQRLLDVLEYIHENEYVHADIKAANLMLGCRHPEQVYLADYGLSYRYCPDGVHKEYKENPKKGHNGTIEYTSLDAHKGVAPSRRGDLQILGFCLLHWLCGSLPWDNVLKNPTQVQEAKIRLMDNLPRSVQQLSASGASTDELAEFLVYVRTLDYEDKPDYQLLKELLACDVSGGLDFSVPEDHQGSATKESFSREKQQKGGAARGPRRAKPGTPELDDEEPESAKSKPVPARFIRGPPLTKSGPKESKEVPAAGKWSLRPRPARTYEEKDSEDEEEEEEEEEEVVRPKRIPARYLRGPPIGPGAPPKQRTKSKRPDKNADELTPIWARREHGLNSTTGKYGQAQSDGERQTHGDYRIHWDERPHPNGVGHGQIRSEHRGCFGERGAPARPDPRPETASIQRNSRMSQFVFVGFVLLFGAVFVLAKVH is encoded by the exons ATGGCCCCCCCAAGAAAGCGGACCTTGCCCAAACCGCTCCCCGATGGCTTCATACTGGCAGACGctgagaaaaagaaatggaGGCTGGGGAAAATCCTTGGTGAAGGAGGCTTTGGGCTGATTTATCTGG CCTCCCAGGACGTAAGCAAGCCCGTTGCAGCCGACGCAGACTTTGTCATAAAAGTG GAGTACCAGGAGAACGGCCCCTTGTTCTCCGAGCTCAAGTTCTACCAGAGAGCAGCCAAAGCGGAGAGCG TGCAAAAATGGAAGCGGAGCAAGAAGCTGGACTTTCTGGGTATCCCGACGTACTGGGGGTCAGGACTGGCTGAATATAAGGAGCTCCG GTATCGCTTCATGGTCATGGACCGGCTGGGTAGTGACCTTCAGAAAGTCTGTGAGCGTAACGGAGGCCGACTGAAGAAGACCACTGTGCTCCAGCTTGGTCAAAGACTG ctggatgtgctggagtACATTCATGAAAACGAGTATGTCCACGCAGACATCAAAGCTGCCAACCTCATGTTGGGCTGCAGACACCCGGAGCAG GTGTACCTTGCAGACTATGGGCTCTCCTATAGATACTGTCCCGATGGAGTCCATAAGGAATACAAGGAAAACCCCAAGAAGGGCCACAACGGAACGATTGAGTACACCAGCCTTGACGCCCACAAAGGAGTTG cACCATCAAGACGTGGTGACCTCCAGATCTTGGGCTTTTGTCTTCTTCACTGGTTATGTGGGTCGCTGCCCTGGGACAACGTCCTCAAAAACCCCACTCAGGTCCAAGAGGCCAAAATTAG ACTGATGGATAATCTGCCTCGCTCGGTTCAGCAGCTGTCAGCGAGCGGCGCCAGCACAG ATGAGTTGGCCGAGTTTCTGGTTTATGTGAGAACTCTGGACTACGAAGATAAGCCCGACTACCAGCTTCTGAAAGAGCTGCTGGCCTGTGATGTCTCAGGGGGTCTTGACTTCTCGGTGCCTGAAGATCACCAGGGGTCTGCCACCAAGGAGTCTTTCAGTCGAGAGAAG CAGCAGAAAGGAGGCGCGGCCAGAGGACCCCGCAGAGCTAAGCCGGGGACCCCAGAGCTGGATGATGAAGAACCCGAGAGCGCAAAGTCTAAACCGGTGCCAGCTCGCTTCATAAGAGGACCACCCCTCACTAAATCTGGGCCCAAAGAG AGCAAAGAGGTTCCTGCTGCTGGAAAGTGGTCGCTGAGGCCGAGGCCTGCCCGCACGTATGAAGAGAAAGACAGcgaagatgaggaggaggaggaggaagaagaggaggaggtggtcAGACCCAAACGGATTCCTGCGCGCTACCTGAGAGGTCCTCCCATTGGTCCGGGAGCTCCGCCCAAACAG agaactaaatccaaaagacccgacAAGAACGCAGACGAGCTGACCCCGATCTGGGCGAGACGGGAACACGGGCTCAACTCCACGACGGGGAAATACGGCCAGGCACAGAGCGACGGGGAGAGACAAACGCACGGGGATTACAGAATACACTGGGATGAGAGGCCACACCCGAACGGGGTCGGGCACGGCCAGATCCGTTCAGAGCACAGAGGCTGCTTTGGTGAGCGGGGCGCTCCGGCGCGGCCAGATCCCAGACCAGAAACTGCTTCCATACAGAGAAACTCCAGGATGTCCCAGTTTGTCTTTGTGGGCTTCGTCCTTCTGTTTGGTGCCGTTTTTGTGCTGGCCAAAGTTCATTAG